One window from the genome of Clostridia bacterium encodes:
- the der gene encoding ribosome biogenesis GTPase Der, with product MSKPLLAIVGRPNVGKSTLFNKIVGKRISISHNTPGVTRDRIYADASWCGYHFTVIDTGGIEYKSEDQMWKHIRTQAETAIEIADAIIFVVDGKGGLLPDDYAIADMLRTSRKPVVLAVNKLDNPFETAYEFYELGLGEPFVLSAEHNIGIGDILDEACNHLKKVDEEEEDPAIKIAVVGKPNAGKSSLVNRILGTKRTIVSDVAGTTRDAIDTPFEHNGEPYVLIDTAGIRRKRSVEEDVEYYSVLRAFGAIKRADVVFIVVDAEEGLTEQDVKIAGKVHEEGKASIIVMNKWDKIEKDTHTVEKFNKDLKEKLKFMDYFVPTYVSALTGKRVDKLLDEAKAVCARSRNRIATGTVNDVILNLVAMNEPPTKNGRRLKVYFATQASVCPPTFVVKVNDASLMHFSYMRYLENGIRESFDFSGTPIRLIVRDKSDEDEYNG from the coding sequence ATGAGTAAACCGTTGCTTGCGATCGTCGGGAGACCGAACGTAGGAAAATCCACGCTCTTCAATAAGATCGTCGGAAAAAGGATCAGCATTTCGCATAACACGCCGGGCGTGACGCGCGACAGAATCTACGCGGACGCGTCTTGGTGCGGCTATCATTTTACCGTGATCGACACGGGCGGTATCGAGTATAAAAGCGAAGACCAAATGTGGAAGCATATTCGGACGCAGGCGGAGACCGCGATCGAGATCGCGGACGCGATCATTTTCGTCGTGGACGGAAAGGGCGGGCTTTTGCCCGATGATTACGCGATCGCCGATATGCTCAGGACTTCGCGCAAGCCCGTCGTCCTTGCGGTCAATAAGCTCGATAATCCTTTCGAGACCGCTTATGAGTTTTACGAGCTCGGTCTCGGCGAGCCTTTCGTCCTTTCCGCCGAGCATAATATCGGGATCGGAGATATCTTGGACGAAGCGTGTAACCATCTGAAAAAAGTGGACGAGGAAGAAGAAGACCCCGCGATCAAAATCGCCGTCGTCGGCAAACCGAACGCGGGCAAGAGTTCTCTCGTCAATAGGATCCTCGGGACCAAGCGGACGATCGTCAGCGACGTCGCGGGAACGACGCGCGACGCGATCGACACTCCGTTCGAGCATAACGGCGAGCCGTACGTCCTGATCGACACGGCGGGGATTCGCCGTAAAAGAAGCGTCGAAGAGGACGTGGAGTATTACAGCGTCCTTCGCGCATTCGGCGCGATCAAGCGCGCGGACGTCGTCTTTATCGTCGTGGACGCGGAAGAAGGGCTGACCGAGCAGGACGTCAAGATCGCGGGCAAAGTCCACGAAGAAGGAAAGGCGAGCATCATCGTCATGAATAAGTGGGATAAGATCGAGAAAGATACCCACACCGTCGAAAAGTTCAATAAAGATCTCAAAGAGAAATTGAAGTTTATGGATTATTTCGTTCCGACTTACGTTTCCGCGCTGACGGGAAAGAGGGTGGATAAGCTTCTCGACGAAGCGAAAGCCGTTTGCGCCCGCTCCCGAAACAGGATTGCGACCGGAACGGTGAACGACGTGATCTTAAATCTCGTCGCGATGAACGAACCCCCGACGAAGAACGGTCGCAGGCTCAAAGTCTATTTCGCGACGCAGGCGTCCGTCTGCCCGCCGACTTTCGTCGTCAAGGTGAACGACGCGTCTTTGATGCACTTTTCGTATATGCGCTATCTCGAAAACGGGATACGCGAATCGTTTGATTTTTCGGGAACGCCGATCCGCTTAATTGTGCGTGACAAATCGGACGAAGACGAGTATAATGGATAA
- a CDS encoding DUF512 domain-containing protein gives MNHDSRIVKKVAFFGAARKAGVKKGDEILSIGGYPYVDETDLLFFEEESSVPVTLSRGGKTISLTIEKDPSDPLGIEMTESDYIIPCQNDCMFCFVRQLPKGMRKTLYVKDDDYRMSFEMGSYVTLSNLSREELDRIKRLSLSPLYISVHCFTKELKKKICRNPHSAELFSVLEELAEAGIVMHTQIVMMEGINDGDELMLTLTELAKLYPQVKTCAVVPVGLTKHREGLPVLTPISPENARRTVAAVEKLNAEMIEKNGAPFCFCSDEMYIIGGLDLPPYEYYGDFDQIENGVGLVADFFNAADYALSCGVEPKGEFSAVTGVSFAPLLEKYCRELEKKYPVKIDVCPVRNDFFGETVTVSGLVTGGDIIKQYEGKLKKDVIIPRTMLREFSGVFLDEITLCDLEKRLNVKAHVAEGGEGFIKILGGEK, from the coding sequence ATGAACCACGATTCGCGTATCGTTAAAAAAGTCGCTTTTTTCGGAGCTGCGAGAAAAGCCGGCGTAAAAAAGGGGGATGAGATCCTGTCGATCGGCGGCTATCCGTACGTGGATGAGACCGATCTTCTCTTTTTCGAGGAAGAATCTTCCGTTCCCGTGACGCTTTCCCGCGGAGGGAAGACGATCTCTTTGACGATCGAAAAAGATCCTTCCGATCCTCTCGGGATCGAAATGACCGAATCCGATTATATCATTCCCTGTCAAAACGATTGTATGTTTTGCTTCGTTCGCCAGCTTCCGAAAGGGATGAGAAAGACTCTTTACGTTAAGGACGACGACTATCGAATGAGTTTCGAAATGGGAAGTTACGTCACTTTGAGCAACCTTTCCCGCGAAGAACTCGATCGGATCAAGAGACTTTCTTTGTCGCCGCTTTACATTTCCGTTCATTGCTTTACGAAAGAGCTAAAAAAGAAGATTTGTCGAAATCCCCACAGCGCGGAACTCTTTTCCGTGTTGGAAGAGCTCGCGGAAGCGGGGATCGTCATGCATACGCAGATCGTTATGATGGAAGGGATCAACGACGGCGACGAACTGATGCTGACTCTGACCGAACTCGCGAAGCTGTATCCGCAGGTCAAGACCTGCGCCGTCGTCCCCGTAGGGCTGACGAAGCATAGGGAAGGGCTTCCCGTCTTGACTCCGATCTCGCCCGAAAACGCGCGCAGGACGGTCGCGGCGGTGGAAAAGCTGAACGCCGAAATGATCGAAAAGAACGGCGCGCCTTTCTGCTTTTGTTCGGACGAAATGTATATCATCGGCGGCTTGGATCTTCCGCCGTACGAGTATTACGGCGATTTCGATCAAATCGAGAACGGCGTCGGGCTCGTCGCGGATTTCTTCAATGCGGCGGATTACGCGCTTTCCTGCGGCGTCGAGCCGAAAGGGGAGTTTTCCGCCGTTACGGGGGTTTCCTTCGCGCCGCTTCTCGAAAAGTACTGTCGGGAGCTTGAAAAGAAGTATCCCGTGAAGATCGACGTTTGCCCCGTTCGAAACGACTTTTTCGGCGAAACCGTTACGGTTTCCGGTCTCGTTACGGGCGGCGATATCATCAAGCAGTACGAGGGCAAACTGAAAAAAGACGTTATTATTCCGAGGACGATGCTCCGCGAATTCAGCGGCGTGTTCTTGGATGAAATTACCCTTTGCGATCTGGAAAAGAGATTGAACGTCAAAGCGCACGTCGCGGAGGGCGGCGAGGGATTCATAAAAATTTTAGGTGGTGAAAAATGA